The region AAATAGAGATTAAGGCTAGTGAGCTAAAGGCCACTTTTATTGATACGGATAAAGTTTATGTGCTTTTAAGGATTACTAAGAAGCATGTCGCTTTAATGAATGAGTGAGGATTGATAATGAAAAAGATTATTCTTGCATGCCTTGTGGCTTTTGTGGGTGCCAATTTAAGTGCAGAGCCTAAGTGGTATAGCAAGGCCTATAACAAAACAAACACCCAAAAAGGCTATCTTTATGGGAGTGGTTCAGCCACTTCTAAAGAGGCTTCTAAACAAAAAGCGTTAGCGGATTTAGTGGCTTCTATTAGCGTGGTGGTCAATTCACAAATCCATATTCAAAAAAGTCGTGTGGATAATAAGTTAAAATCCAGTGATTCGCAAACGATTAATTTAAAAACCGATGACTTGGAATTGAATAATGTAGAAATTGTCAATCAAGAAGCGCAAAAAGGGATCTACTACACCAGAGTAAGGATTAATCAAAACTTGTTTTTGCAGGGTTTAAGGGATAAGTATAACGCTCTTTATGGGCAGTTTTCCACCTTAATGCCTAAAGTTTGTAAAGGGGTTTTTTTACAACAATCTAAGAGCATGGGGGATTTATTGGCTAAAGCGATGCCTATAGAAAGGATTTTAAAAGCGTATTCTGTCCCGGTGAGTTCGTTAGAAAATTATGAAAAAATCTATTATCAAAACGCTTTCAAACCTAAAGTGCGAATCGCTTTTGATGATAACAGCGACGCAGAGATTAAAAACGCTCTCATGAGCGCTTACGCTAGAGTATTGACCCCTAGCGATGAAGAAAAGCTTTATCAAATCAAAAATGAAGTTTTTACCGAAAACGCTAATGGCACCACACGCATTAGAGTGGTTGTTAGCGCGAGCGATTGTCAAGGCACGCCTGTATTGAATAGAAGCCTTGAAGTGGATGAAAAGAATAAGAATTTTGCTATCACGCGCTTGCAATCTTTGCTTTATAAAGAACTGAAAGATTATGCCAATAAAGAAGGGCAAGGCAATACGGGGTTATAAGCAGGATATTAATCTTGCTTGCACTTTTTTATTCATTCAGTTTTATAGCGTCATTATTTTGTTTAGCGTGGCATTTTCGCACCCATTAAAATAAACCCTCTAAAGGTTTGTGGCTTTTGTTCTCGCCAAATAAACTAAATATCATTCAATACTCTTTATCCCACAAGCTTCTCTAAAACTAAACCCACTAAAAACTAAAATCCGCAAAAACTAAAATTTTTTTTAAGAGCCTACGCAAGCGAGCTTGTTTGAAAAAACCAAATGACTTTGGGCGTTCAAATACCCAAAGCTAGGGTCTATCTTTTTGTCCCACAAACTAACAAACTTTTTTAAAAACTAACGCAATTTTAAACCAAACAAACGCCTAAAAAGGGGCGTTTGAATGTGAAAGGAGAACAAAAACATGAAACAAACAAATGAGATAGAAAAAAGCTTCAGTAAGCTTAAAGAAAACACGCAAGCGATGTGAGAACAAAAAGAGCGAACTCTCACACCCATGTGCAAAACAGAACTAAAAACGCCTACAAGAGATCCTAAAAAGAGCGTTTTAGAGTCAATAGAGGGTTAAAGCCAATTTTTAACCCCTAGAAAATCCACCCGTAATTAAAAAACACTTTAAAATGACTGCCCCCTTCATTAAGGGTGATAGAATTGGTAGTTGCACCATCGCTAGAAACGACTCTAGATTTCAACTGGACTAAAGGAACGCTAATGCCTATAGAATATTTAGAATGCTTGTAGCGGTAATTCAACCCACCGGTCACATTTAAATTACCGCTCCCTTTGTATTGATTCAACAAATAATAGCTGTTGTATAAGCCCCTTAACCCCCCAAACACCCCAAGAGAGGAAGTGAAAACTTTCTTGGTTAGATTGTTTTTAGGGTTCTTTTCGTTGGTGTAATTGGTGATGAAATCAAACAACACGTCCATTCCCACGCCATAGCTTAATTGCTGGATTTTTTCGTTATTGGCTTGAGCGTAGTTGTATTTGATGATGCCATAAGAAGACAACCCTAAGTAATCATTAAAGTATTTTTGATAGCCCATTTTAAGATTAACGCCTAATAGGGGGGCTCCAAAGGGCCGTGAGGTTTTTGAAGTGCGATAGGTAGTGGTGCTAGATTTAGAAGATGAAAGGCTTTGACTGATCGCGCTAAGCATAGTGGTCGCAAAATCTTGCGTGTTCAAACTGGCGTTTAAATAGTTGGTTTGGCTGCTCAAATTAGTGTAATCCACCGGTAGAGCGTTTTGATCAATGAGTTGCTGCCAAACCGCACTGGTAACGCCTATAAGCCCGGCGGGGACTTGAGAGCAATCAGTATAAATGGAATTGGGGTAATTGCTAGGGAAAGCGGGCTGATTTTTGCCGCCAAAACGAGAGCACACATCATAGGTAGAGCCATCGGTGTCTCGCACTTCATGCCCGTTGTCAAACACTTGCACTTCTTGCCCATTTACTTGCTCTATTTTCCCGCCCTTACAGCGCTCTTCTGGCCCATTGTTTTCTTCACACATGCGCACTCTTTGATAAGTCATGTTCCCGTTATGCGTATAGCCTAAAGTATGGCCGTATTCATGGATGATGTCTCTTAATTGCATGATGGCGACTTTATTCAATTCTTTGCCAAACAGTATTTCAGGGTCTAAGAAAGGAGACAATATCCCTAAAGCGCCAAAATTGGTGCCATCATCGCCTGGGCCATTCGGGCCGCCATATTGAGACCCTAGCCCTAAATCCCCTCCTCTTGGGGGCAAGAGATTCACATAAAGATTATTTGTAACTCTATAGCTATAGATAACATCTTGCGGCGTTAATATCACTGAGCCTGTTTGCCCGTTTTCTATATTGTATTCATCTCCGGCATTTTTAGCGATCAATTTAGGATCCACAAGCCCATCGTTGTAAGGGTTCACGCATGTAGAATAATTGGAATAACATGGCTTTGACAGGTTGTTGTCGCTAAACTGAAAGGGGGCGTTTTTAATAGCATCTTCCCACGATTTAGAGTCAAACACCGCCATCATGTTCAGCATTAAATTGGTCAAATTTT is a window of Helicobacter pylori NQ4053 DNA encoding:
- a CDS encoding LPP20 family lipoprotein; this encodes MKKIILACLVAFVGANLSAEPKWYSKAYNKTNTQKGYLYGSGSATSKEASKQKALADLVASISVVVNSQIHIQKSRVDNKLKSSDSQTINLKTDDLELNNVEIVNQEAQKGIYYTRVRINQNLFLQGLRDKYNALYGQFSTLMPKVCKGVFLQQSKSMGDLLAKAMPIERILKAYSVPVSSLENYEKIYYQNAFKPKVRIAFDDNSDAEIKNALMSAYARVLTPSDEEKLYQIKNEVFTENANGTTRIRVVVSASDCQGTPVLNRSLEVDEKNKNFAITRLQSLLYKELKDYANKEGQGNTGL
- a CDS encoding outer membrane beta-barrel protein, which translates into the protein MLKLVSKTICLSLIGSFTAVEAFQKHQKDGFFIEAGFETGLLQGTQTQEQTIATTQQKPKPKPKPKPITPQSTYGKYYISQSTILKNATELFAEDNITNLTFYSLTPVYVTAYNQESAEEAGYGDSSLIMIQNFLPYNLNNIELSYTDNQGNVVSLGVIETIPKQSQIILPASLFNDPQLNADGFQQLQTTTTKFSDASTQNLFNKLSKVTTNLQMTYINYNQFSSGNGTGSKPPCPPYENQENCVAKVPPFTSQDAKNLTNLMLNMMAVFDSKSWEDAIKNAPFQFSDNNLSKPCYSNYSTCVNPYNDGLVDPKLIAKNAGDEYNIENGQTGSVILTPQDVIYSYRVTNNLYVNLLPPRGGDLGLGSQYGGPNGPGDDGTNFGALGILSPFLDPEILFGKELNKVAIMQLRDIIHEYGHTLGYTHNGNMTYQRVRMCEENNGPEERCKGGKIEQVNGQEVQVFDNGHEVRDTDGSTYDVCSRFGGKNQPAFPSNYPNSIYTDCSQVPAGLIGVTSAVWQQLIDQNALPVDYTNLSSQTNYLNASLNTQDFATTMLSAISQSLSSSKSSTTTYRTSKTSRPFGAPLLGVNLKMGYQKYFNDYLGLSSYGIIKYNYAQANNEKIQQLSYGVGMDVLFDFITNYTNEKNPKNNLTKKVFTSSLGVFGGLRGLYNSYYLLNQYKGSGNLNVTGGLNYRYKHSKYSIGISVPLVQLKSRVVSSDGATTNSITLNEGGSHFKVFFNYGWIF